A portion of the Girardinichthys multiradiatus isolate DD_20200921_A chromosome 23, DD_fGirMul_XY1, whole genome shotgun sequence genome contains these proteins:
- the stc2a gene encoding stanniocalcin-2a: MLVKLAVALMVLSVLERAVGSDNIDFHDLPPEKPTSQKGRLSLQNTAEIQHCLVSAGDVGCGVFECFENNSCEIRGLQEICMTFLHNAGKFDSQGKSFIKDALKCMAHGLRHKFSCISRKCVTIKEMVFQLQRECYIKHNLCSAAKENVAVMVEMIHFQDLFPKGPYVELVNILLNCGEEVKEALTRSVRLQCEQNWGALCDSLSLCSSLVPSPASSIVEHHRHPFPSPHLEPEQPRLPRQGDKDRAGKAALNAHLRHRSHGPRRHSPEAAVGTEQEDPKADIRR; this comes from the exons ATGCTGGTCAAACTGGCCGTGGCGCTGATGGTTTTGTCAGTGCTGGAGCGAGCGGTGGGATCGGATAATATTGATTTTCACGACCTGCCCCCTGAGAAGCCCACCAGCCAGAAAGGACGCCTCTCCCTCCAGAACACAG CTGAGATCCAGCACTGCCTGGTGAGTGCTGGGGATGTTGGCTGCGGCGTGTTTGAGTGCTTTGAGAATAACTCCTGCGAGATACGAGGGCTGCAGGAAATCTGCATGACGTTTCTGCACAACGCTGGCAAATTCGACTCTCAG GGAAAATCCTTCATCAAGGATGCTCTGAAGTGCATGGCCCATGGTTTACGGCACAAGTTCAGCTGCATCAGCAGAAAGTGTGTGACCATTAAGGAGATGGTGTTCCAGCTCCAGAGGGAGTGCTACATCAAACACAATCTGTGCTCTGCTGCGAAGGAGAATGTGGCAGTCATGGTGGAGATGATTCATTTCCAAGATCTTTTCCCTAAAGG CCCATACGTGGAGCTGGTGAATATTCTCCTGAACTGCGGCGAGGAAGTCAAAGAAGCACTAACTCGTAGCGTCCGACTGCAGTGCGAGCAGAACTGGGGGGCGCTGTGTGACAGCCTGAGCCTCTGCTCCTCCCTAGTGCCTTCTCCTGCTAGCTCCATCGTCGAACACCACCGCCACCCCTTCCCTTCTCCCCATCTAGAGCCGGAACAACCCCGCCTTCCACGGCAAGGCGACAAAGACAGAGCTGGTAAGGCGGCCCTCAACGCTCACCTCCGTCATCGCAGTCACGGCCCCCGCCGCCACAGTCCAGAAGCAGCAGTGGGGACTGAACAGGAAGATCCCAAGGCCGACATCCGAAGGTGA